One part of the Nitrospiraceae bacterium genome encodes these proteins:
- a CDS encoding glycosyltransferase — MSVRNGASTLDTAIRSILWQTFPDWEFIIVDDGSTDATQEILHRFCDPRIRVIREREQIGLAARLNQCVDKARGKFISRMDADDVAFPERLERQVQYLEAHPDIDLLGHGAVMFKGDGQIIGVYPTACEHDEICRRPWWGFPLAHPTWMGTRSWFSRHRYKDLLILSQDQELLLRSYRTSRFAALPDILLGYRMKGISIKKSGRGRVTYCRQLVRRAYDIPSAIMAARGILIHGIALSRDVLLDVTGGITQRSRQSFRPANDQVCAHWHAVWSHISSPEAYVEEPVNR; from the coding sequence ATGTCGGTGCGTAATGGGGCGAGTACCCTGGATACAGCAATCCGCTCTATTCTCTGGCAAACATTCCCCGATTGGGAATTTATTATTGTAGACGATGGCTCCACCGATGCCACGCAAGAGATTCTGCACCGGTTTTGCGATCCCAGAATCCGGGTGATCAGAGAACGTGAGCAGATCGGACTGGCTGCACGCCTGAATCAATGTGTGGATAAGGCCCGTGGAAAATTTATCTCAAGGATGGATGCCGATGATGTTGCATTTCCTGAGCGCTTGGAACGCCAGGTGCAATATCTTGAGGCTCATCCCGACATCGATTTGCTTGGACACGGGGCTGTTATGTTCAAGGGAGATGGGCAAATCATCGGGGTCTATCCTACTGCCTGCGAGCACGATGAGATCTGTCGTCGTCCTTGGTGGGGATTCCCTCTCGCTCATCCAACGTGGATGGGGACGCGGTCGTGGTTTTCTCGCCACCGCTATAAAGACTTACTGATCCTGAGCCAGGATCAGGAGTTGCTCCTGCGGAGTTATCGGACCAGCCGCTTCGCGGCGCTACCAGACATTCTGCTCGGATATCGAATGAAAGGGATCTCGATCAAGAAATCGGGGAGAGGTCGTGTGACCTATTGCCGTCAGCTCGTGAGGCGGGCTTACGATATTCCGTCAGCCATCATGGCGGCCCGAGGCATCCTCATTCATGGCATTGCACTAAGTCGTGATGTGCTGCTGGATGTGACGGGAGGTATAACCCAGCGGTCCCGCCAATCCTTTCGGCCCGCGAACGACCAAGTATGCGCGCATTGGCACGCGGTATGGAGTCACATTTCTTCACCAGAGGCCTACGTCGAGGAGCCTGTCAACCGGTGA
- the asnB gene encoding asparagine synthase (glutamine-hydrolyzing) → MCGIGGVFLRADGHIDVPGVLEVMQERQHHRGPDSQGMWYDPARRIGLCHTRLAILDLSSAGQQPMQTKDGMLMVVFNGEIYNWREIRQKLEAHGVQFYSQSDTEVLLEAYRYFGLDVVQELRGMFAFALLDHRTGTVLCARDPVGKKPFVYAETQHGVAFASEIPALLAMPACDTTIHRAAVASMLLHNLRHIPDPHTAYCGLKRLRPGHAMLLKDGKVDRIWRYWTPRPDSGPTTTRRLRELLEESVALRMVADVPVGALLSGGVDSSAVVHLMQRGTKEPIRTYALGFDRGDEDLKRARLMAGTLGCIHKEFYFEPDRQLTVFQRMLETYGEPIMLLPLIHTHELCRAIHDDGMKVVLCGHGADELFYGYTGHLRTTLLSICLPWLAPLSPLARLLPKGRINELIAVLSAKAGARKAALYRVSESEVWDQLITPDVRHDLSNLAAEEMEYWGSLIPPGPYIDESNFVALMIENTHSVQIASDLPAMMASIEMRAPFLDQRMVSFALATHFHEKVPSVTDASRLKQVLKTAVADIVPPELLYAPKRGFGMGIQERMVLEGPWKRFADEIFAQPDDCEGLFVTPKISELWHSHETNDRVSSSLVAKLLAIQVWRASLN, encoded by the coding sequence ATGTGTGGAATAGGGGGAGTGTTCCTCCGCGCGGATGGGCACATTGATGTTCCCGGGGTGTTGGAGGTGATGCAAGAGCGGCAACACCATCGCGGACCGGATAGCCAGGGAATGTGGTATGACCCGGCACGCAGGATCGGCCTCTGTCATACACGTCTGGCCATTCTGGATCTCTCTTCGGCCGGGCAACAACCGATGCAGACCAAAGACGGGATGCTGATGGTGGTCTTTAACGGAGAGATTTATAACTGGCGTGAGATAAGGCAGAAATTGGAAGCTCATGGTGTGCAGTTCTACTCTCAGAGTGATACTGAAGTGCTTCTCGAGGCGTATCGATACTTCGGTCTGGATGTCGTACAGGAATTAAGAGGGATGTTCGCGTTTGCCTTGCTCGATCATCGGACTGGAACAGTCTTATGCGCCAGAGATCCGGTGGGGAAGAAACCATTTGTGTATGCGGAAACTCAGCACGGCGTCGCGTTTGCCTCAGAGATTCCGGCGCTGCTCGCCATGCCAGCCTGCGATACAACGATCCACCGTGCTGCCGTAGCCTCCATGTTGTTGCATAACCTGCGACATATCCCGGACCCACACACGGCGTACTGTGGGCTTAAGCGCTTACGCCCAGGTCATGCAATGCTTCTGAAGGATGGAAAGGTGGATCGGATATGGCGGTATTGGACGCCCCGGCCAGATAGTGGACCGACAACGACAAGACGGCTGCGCGAATTGCTGGAAGAGTCTGTGGCATTGCGAATGGTCGCAGACGTACCGGTTGGCGCACTGCTTTCGGGAGGAGTAGACAGCTCGGCGGTGGTTCATCTGATGCAACGGGGAACGAAGGAGCCGATCAGGACCTATGCACTCGGCTTTGATAGGGGAGATGAAGACCTCAAGCGGGCTCGACTGATGGCCGGCACGCTGGGTTGCATCCATAAAGAATTCTATTTTGAGCCGGATCGTCAGCTGACCGTCTTTCAGAGGATGTTGGAGACATATGGCGAACCGATTATGCTTCTTCCGCTGATTCATACCCACGAGCTTTGTCGGGCTATTCATGACGACGGAATGAAAGTGGTGCTGTGCGGGCATGGAGCAGATGAGCTCTTCTATGGATACACCGGTCATCTTCGGACGACACTGCTGTCCATCTGTCTCCCGTGGCTAGCGCCATTATCTCCACTCGCGCGATTGCTACCCAAAGGACGAATCAATGAGTTGATCGCGGTGCTGTCTGCAAAAGCTGGAGCCAGAAAGGCAGCCCTCTATCGTGTGAGCGAATCGGAGGTGTGGGATCAGCTCATTACCCCGGATGTGAGGCATGACCTGAGCAACTTGGCGGCTGAAGAAATGGAATATTGGGGTTCATTGATTCCACCCGGTCCATATATCGATGAGTCCAATTTTGTTGCCCTCATGATCGAGAATACGCATTCGGTTCAGATTGCCAGTGATCTGCCAGCGATGATGGCTTCTATTGAGATGCGCGCTCCGTTCTTGGATCAACGAATGGTTTCGTTTGCCTTAGCCACGCACTTTCATGAGAAAGTGCCGAGTGTGACGGACGCCAGCCGTCTCAAGCAGGTACTGAAAACGGCGGTGGCGGATATAGTACCGCCCGAACTCTTGTATGCGCCGAAGAGAGGATTTGGCATGGGAATTCAGGAGCGAATGGTTCTGGAAGGGCCATGGAAGCGTTTTGCTGACGAGATATTTGCGCAGCCTGATGATTGTGAGGGGCTCTTTGTCACACCGAAGATCAGCGAACTATGGCACTCGCATGAAACAAATGACAGGGTCAGTTCCAGTTTGGTTGCAAAGCTTCTCGCGATACAGGTATGGCGTGCCAGCCTCAACTGA
- a CDS encoding class I SAM-dependent methyltransferase, giving the protein MSDKPTRPALVNVQTEDSCASFEWQWTQQTVLDSKSTLYRKLFESRGVWYDHYDGKIVADVGSGMGRLTWALAELTRAREIISVELSPMSVAKQRTYITDPRVKFLQADLAIVKFKADVIHAAGVIQHTRDPFVTLSNLIDNLTEGGELFISFYLRTMATQMLQPLRLVLSRLPKRMLWSLTPLLAPLFMVRWAGRESGYKTAMHTAYDWFGSHEFQYYFTDRQIRRLFNQCGIHPHNVIQIAKGLYKVRKGVFPIMLEEELRAF; this is encoded by the coding sequence ATGAGTGACAAGCCGACGAGGCCTGCGCTAGTCAATGTGCAGACCGAAGACAGTTGCGCATCGTTTGAATGGCAGTGGACGCAGCAAACGGTGTTGGACAGCAAGAGCACGTTGTATCGAAAGCTGTTTGAGTCGAGAGGGGTCTGGTATGACCACTATGACGGCAAAATTGTTGCCGACGTGGGATCAGGGATGGGGCGGCTGACGTGGGCGTTGGCAGAGCTGACCCGGGCACGGGAAATTATTTCGGTGGAGTTGTCTCCCATGTCGGTTGCCAAGCAACGCACGTATATCACAGACCCGCGAGTGAAGTTTCTGCAAGCCGATTTAGCGATAGTGAAGTTTAAGGCTGATGTGATCCACGCAGCGGGAGTCATTCAGCATACGAGAGACCCATTCGTTACGTTGAGCAATCTGATCGATAACCTAACCGAAGGAGGCGAGCTGTTTATCTCGTTTTATTTGAGGACCATGGCCACGCAGATGCTTCAACCGCTTCGGCTTGTGTTGTCACGATTGCCGAAGCGTATGCTGTGGTCTCTCACACCTCTGTTGGCCCCCCTTTTCATGGTCCGGTGGGCGGGAAGAGAGAGTGGCTACAAAACTGCAATGCATACCGCCTATGACTGGTTCGGCTCTCACGAATTTCAATACTATTTTACGGACCGGCAGATTCGCAGACTATTCAATCAGTGCGGTATTCACCCCCACAATGTCATCCAGATCGCGAAGGGGCTCTACAAGGTCAGAAAAGGGGTCTTCCCCATCATGCTCGAAGAGGAACTCAGGGCGTTCTGA
- a CDS encoding class I SAM-dependent methyltransferase codes for MSCILGEAAGKTVLNVGAAGGVEGYLPAHRENWLHHRLGKVAKELVGIDIDRNGIGWAAQHGVTIVEANCESMNLGRQFDVIVMSDVIEHVNAPGLALQTLMSHLRASGRLLITTPNPTHYATIVRAILGRPQNVYYDHVGCFLPEHIQAMCNRFGYNLAAVYFFGHIDRRTLSMHFKSYVSLLIGRQMKRLNGWYLAIVEPSKR; via the coding sequence GTGTCGTGCATACTGGGAGAGGCAGCGGGAAAGACGGTCTTGAATGTGGGCGCAGCCGGAGGAGTCGAAGGGTACTTACCGGCTCACCGAGAGAACTGGCTGCATCATCGGCTTGGCAAAGTGGCCAAGGAGCTGGTGGGAATTGATATCGACAGAAACGGCATCGGTTGGGCCGCTCAACATGGTGTGACTATCGTTGAAGCAAACTGCGAATCGATGAATCTCGGACGCCAATTCGACGTGATTGTCATGTCCGATGTCATCGAACATGTAAATGCACCGGGCTTGGCGTTGCAGACGCTCATGTCGCATCTTAGGGCATCCGGACGTCTTCTGATCACGACGCCAAATCCAACTCACTACGCCACCATTGTTCGAGCAATACTCGGACGGCCCCAGAATGTCTACTATGATCATGTTGGGTGTTTCTTGCCTGAACATATTCAGGCCATGTGTAACCGATTTGGATACAACTTGGCGGCCGTGTATTTCTTTGGACATATCGATCGGAGAACCCTGAGCATGCATTTCAAATCGTATGTGAGCTTGCTAATCGGGAGGCAAATGAAACGCCTGAATGGATGGTATCTAGCAATTGTCGAACCGAGCAAACGCTAA
- a CDS encoding class I SAM-dependent methyltransferase has protein sequence MTNLADWSCVQDAWKRWLAVTRERCHLHFKLEGDDLATHLTVCGASAGQTAARVARDIEGSSPNTILEVGCSVGFNCLALAERFPSAHVVGIEPDVDAARVAAAMASARDANRVQFIHGVGEALPFKLETFDLIVCHTVIEHVQSVPRVIAEMARVLSRRGVIHLEAPNYRWPREPHLGIWCVPILGKKWMRVSAALQGKRNHLYYIDHLQLVNPNWLERLFRDNGLIWENRVRRKILRAASGEKDLVKEYHGIGVALRFVNTLGVVPAIANAVIGTGVYPSVLYTVRRQESPP, from the coding sequence ATGACGAATCTCGCAGACTGGAGCTGTGTTCAAGACGCTTGGAAGCGGTGGCTCGCCGTCACACGAGAGCGATGTCATCTCCATTTCAAGCTCGAAGGCGATGATCTCGCGACTCATCTCACTGTTTGCGGCGCAAGCGCTGGGCAAACTGCCGCGCGCGTGGCCCGAGATATTGAAGGCTCTTCTCCCAACACAATCCTGGAAGTTGGCTGCTCCGTAGGATTCAACTGTCTAGCTCTGGCTGAACGGTTTCCGTCTGCACATGTCGTGGGTATCGAGCCCGATGTGGATGCTGCGAGGGTTGCCGCAGCCATGGCTTCTGCGAGAGACGCCAACCGGGTTCAATTTATTCACGGTGTCGGCGAAGCCTTGCCGTTCAAGCTCGAGACCTTCGATCTCATCGTGTGCCACACCGTGATTGAGCATGTGCAGAGCGTCCCACGCGTGATCGCCGAGATGGCGCGAGTCCTATCCCGTCGGGGAGTCATCCATCTGGAAGCGCCCAATTATCGATGGCCGAGGGAACCTCATCTAGGAATATGGTGCGTTCCGATATTGGGGAAAAAATGGATGAGGGTGTCGGCTGCCCTTCAAGGAAAGCGCAATCATCTCTATTATATTGATCACCTGCAGCTCGTGAATCCCAATTGGTTAGAGCGTCTCTTTCGAGACAATGGCCTGATCTGGGAAAACAGAGTGCGGCGTAAGATCTTAAGGGCTGCATCGGGTGAGAAGGATTTGGTCAAGGAGTATCACGGGATAGGGGTAGCACTCCGATTCGTGAACACGCTTGGTGTTGTGCCCGCTATTGCGAATGCTGTCATTGGCACGGGAGTGTATCCGAGCGTGCTCTACACTGTTCGCCGGCAGGAATCTCCACCATAA
- a CDS encoding carbamoyltransferase C-terminal domain-containing protein: MNILAIQTGHNATIALLKDGVITSVLSQEKLDNIKNSAVFPQQAIQAVLDQEKLSTADIQQIAVASLVVYPQHCFDYLFNRYNYIEDRSKALRFAKRLEKGLTGRAFPWVFTQLREMRQKNLMLVGQRQLDQRLAEMALGDKPRTHIEHHTCHARAAYHGLDPSRGCEDALIFTLDGSGDGLCATVTRAGANGRWERLAATPARSSLGGIYSNTTRFLGMKILEHEYKVMGLAPYSKTYYKETYERIFKDILTLDPVDPLRFHSAVDTSLFFDYLAEQAMGERFDNIAGALQHLLEERATEWIREAIKKTGIRRIFTSGGVFMNVKLNHRVQEMKEVDQAFFMPSCGDECNPIGAAYALAVQQGIPVQPLRDIYLGLEYSDCSLQAFIEHNGLQNRHRIVRPDNVEEAIAELLADQQVVGRFAGRCEWGARSLGNRAILAHPSHLESFYTVNDLIKARDFWMPFAPTVLDAAAYRYLEDYNPKKAEAPYMITAFKATALGIKHLRAAMHQGDHTIRPQVLVEDVNPEYYRLIQAFERRTGVGAVLNTSLNLHGYPLAATPEQALMTFENSGLRHLALGSFLISKSC; the protein is encoded by the coding sequence ATGAATATCCTTGCGATTCAGACTGGACACAATGCCACGATTGCCTTGCTCAAAGACGGCGTGATTACGTCAGTTCTCAGCCAGGAAAAACTGGATAACATCAAGAATTCAGCCGTGTTTCCACAGCAAGCCATTCAAGCTGTGCTGGATCAAGAGAAACTGAGCACCGCTGATATTCAACAGATAGCAGTAGCCAGTCTCGTCGTCTATCCCCAACATTGTTTTGATTATCTGTTCAATCGATATAATTACATCGAAGATCGTTCCAAAGCGCTTCGATTTGCCAAGAGACTCGAAAAGGGACTCACTGGTCGGGCGTTTCCCTGGGTCTTTACCCAGTTGAGAGAGATGCGACAGAAAAACCTCATGCTGGTTGGCCAGCGGCAACTTGACCAGCGTTTAGCCGAAATGGCGCTCGGTGACAAGCCGCGGACTCACATCGAGCATCACACCTGTCACGCCAGAGCTGCGTATCATGGACTTGACCCAAGCAGGGGGTGCGAGGATGCCCTCATTTTCACCTTGGATGGGAGCGGTGATGGACTATGTGCCACTGTCACGCGAGCAGGAGCCAACGGACGATGGGAGCGTTTAGCAGCGACCCCCGCGCGATCATCCTTGGGAGGGATTTATTCAAATACGACCCGGTTCCTCGGGATGAAGATTCTTGAGCACGAATATAAGGTCATGGGCCTGGCTCCGTATAGTAAGACCTACTACAAAGAAACCTACGAACGCATTTTCAAGGACATTCTCACTCTTGATCCTGTTGATCCGCTTCGTTTTCATTCGGCAGTTGACACCTCGTTGTTCTTTGACTATCTCGCTGAACAGGCTATGGGGGAACGATTCGACAATATTGCTGGTGCTTTACAGCATCTATTAGAAGAGCGGGCAACCGAGTGGATTCGTGAAGCAATCAAAAAAACCGGGATCAGGCGAATTTTTACGAGTGGTGGCGTGTTTATGAATGTGAAGTTGAATCATCGCGTTCAAGAAATGAAGGAGGTGGATCAGGCTTTCTTTATGCCGTCGTGTGGTGATGAGTGCAACCCGATTGGGGCGGCCTATGCGTTGGCGGTTCAACAGGGCATTCCGGTCCAGCCCCTTCGAGACATCTACTTGGGCTTGGAATACAGCGATTGCTCACTCCAAGCGTTCATTGAGCACAATGGTCTTCAGAATCGTCATCGGATTGTGAGGCCAGACAACGTTGAGGAAGCCATCGCAGAGCTACTAGCAGATCAACAAGTCGTGGGACGATTTGCTGGCCGCTGCGAATGGGGAGCACGATCGCTCGGCAATCGAGCCATACTTGCCCACCCGAGCCATCTGGAAAGTTTCTATACGGTCAATGATCTTATCAAAGCTCGAGACTTCTGGATGCCATTTGCACCAACGGTGCTGGACGCAGCCGCGTATCGCTACTTAGAGGATTACAATCCCAAAAAGGCTGAGGCCCCTTACATGATTACCGCCTTCAAAGCCACTGCTCTAGGTATTAAGCACTTGCGTGCCGCGATGCATCAAGGTGATCACACCATACGTCCGCAAGTACTCGTTGAAGATGTAAATCCGGAATACTATCGACTGATACAAGCATTTGAGCGACGGACTGGAGTGGGAGCCGTGCTGAATACAAGTTTGAATCTTCACGGCTATCCACTCGCTGCGACGCCTGAACAAGCGCTCATGACATTTGAGAATTCTGGACTCCGTCACCTCGCGCTCGGGAGCTTTTTGATAAGCAAGTCGTGCTGA
- a CDS encoding acyltransferase produces MEKPSEGRLDWIDELRGVAALSVLGGHCRLLFQDSSMTLTFLDVFPRGVQLFYLLSGLILYQLYQEKVTELQGYWAFLIRRFFRIAPMFYVAVFLCVGLFPSRVIDAPANIITHLSLLSFGFNPKFLNGIVGVEWSVFVECWFYVLFPALVLLFRKWPYVTALTTLGISALQTGFVYLKETDVLTRTFFYNMPTAQLCFFVLGMFLADALRRPPLRQPQYLFGASLVSLLALPYLVKPFTLQLYLSYFLLAAMVYSYASLDRPKVVRMLLGFAGLTSYSIYLLHIPVIELTRQIDLVAPPVKLVMMLSALFAVCFMTYKYIELPGIRHGHRWSHKFLASHGLNDAKRIAS; encoded by the coding sequence ATGGAAAAACCATCTGAGGGAAGGCTGGACTGGATTGATGAACTGCGAGGAGTCGCGGCGCTTTCAGTATTGGGAGGACACTGCCGTCTTCTCTTCCAAGATTCTTCAATGACACTGACATTCCTGGACGTTTTCCCGCGAGGTGTTCAGCTCTTTTACCTCTTGAGCGGGCTTATCCTTTATCAGCTTTATCAGGAGAAGGTGACGGAATTGCAAGGCTACTGGGCTTTTCTAATCAGGAGGTTCTTCAGAATTGCGCCAATGTTCTATGTGGCCGTGTTTCTATGTGTGGGACTATTCCCTTCGCGAGTGATCGATGCTCCCGCGAATATCATCACGCATCTTTCTCTCCTGTCATTCGGCTTCAACCCGAAATTTCTCAACGGAATTGTTGGAGTAGAGTGGAGTGTGTTTGTCGAGTGTTGGTTTTATGTTCTATTCCCGGCATTGGTTCTCCTGTTTCGGAAATGGCCGTACGTGACTGCGCTGACGACGCTAGGCATATCTGCGCTTCAAACGGGGTTTGTGTACTTGAAGGAGACGGATGTTCTCACGCGAACCTTCTTCTATAATATGCCGACGGCTCAACTTTGCTTCTTTGTACTCGGAATGTTCTTGGCTGATGCTCTGCGTAGGCCGCCGCTACGGCAACCACAATATCTATTTGGGGCCAGTCTTGTTTCGCTGCTTGCGCTTCCCTACCTTGTAAAACCGTTTACGCTGCAACTCTATCTTAGTTACTTTCTTCTCGCCGCGATGGTGTACAGCTATGCGAGTCTGGATCGACCCAAGGTGGTCAGAATGCTGCTAGGATTCGCTGGATTGACAAGCTATTCAATCTATCTCCTCCATATACCAGTGATCGAGTTAACTAGGCAGATTGATCTGGTCGCGCCCCCGGTGAAGTTGGTCATGATGCTTTCTGCACTGTTTGCGGTGTGTTTCATGACCTATAAGTACATTGAACTCCCCGGGATTCGTCATGGGCATCGGTGGAGTCATAAGTTTCTTGCATCACACGGTTTGAATGACGCGAAGCGGATAGCAAGTTGA
- a CDS encoding glycosyltransferase family 4 protein — protein MFNYPIYFYPHAYLRDRQLDTIRNWPLEQVLNPQLSEERRGAQVTSTQSLAKTLHVTWKQCLPLVNLKLRPKRLPSDAVVYVWGGVLVWGPFIVELDNPYALTGYNIKAMSLYRGLLNRFLKSSRCLDIRCLSQACKETVRLLFGEAVAAKASIHYPRILHVVDQVSIKTGVECRFLFVGTQFEIKGGAALVRAFRRVYEQVPSAHLDMITHLPPEFSREVADCSGITVHEARFSRQEIWDRFMCQADVLVHPTYVESFGMVVLEALAHGLAIIATDVYAIHEMVQDGVNGALLKPPLSIWDGFQPSKYYLKLEVIKSCIADTDTGQFEHDLTVAMLRLAHDVAIRGRFRAASRKLFLDKFSGSDTR, from the coding sequence ATGTTTAATTACCCAATCTACTTTTATCCTCACGCCTACCTGCGCGATCGCCAGTTGGATACGATCCGGAATTGGCCTCTAGAGCAGGTGCTGAATCCCCAGTTGTCGGAGGAGCGGCGAGGCGCGCAGGTTACTTCCACACAGTCGCTCGCAAAGACCTTACACGTCACCTGGAAGCAGTGCCTTCCTCTGGTGAACCTGAAGCTTCGTCCGAAGAGACTACCATCCGATGCTGTGGTCTATGTGTGGGGTGGTGTGCTGGTGTGGGGTCCGTTCATTGTGGAGTTGGATAACCCTTATGCTTTGACGGGCTATAACATCAAAGCCATGTCGCTGTATCGCGGGCTGTTGAACAGATTTCTGAAAAGCTCCCGGTGTCTCGACATTCGCTGCTTGAGTCAGGCCTGTAAGGAAACTGTACGGCTTTTGTTCGGGGAGGCCGTTGCCGCGAAAGCATCTATCCATTACCCGAGGATTCTCCATGTCGTCGATCAAGTCTCCATCAAAACAGGAGTGGAATGTCGCTTCTTGTTTGTAGGGACTCAGTTTGAAATTAAGGGTGGGGCAGCGCTCGTACGGGCCTTTCGCCGCGTGTATGAGCAAGTTCCATCAGCTCATCTCGATATGATTACGCACCTTCCACCAGAATTTTCCCGTGAGGTCGCTGATTGTTCTGGGATTACCGTTCACGAGGCACGATTCTCACGCCAAGAAATATGGGATCGATTCATGTGCCAGGCGGATGTCCTGGTGCATCCCACCTATGTGGAGTCTTTCGGAATGGTCGTGCTTGAAGCACTGGCTCATGGGCTCGCGATTATCGCGACCGATGTCTATGCGATCCATGAGATGGTTCAGGATGGAGTCAATGGAGCACTGCTCAAGCCACCGCTCTCTATTTGGGATGGATTTCAACCCTCAAAGTATTACTTAAAACTAGAAGTCATCAAGTCGTGTATCGCGGATACGGACACGGGGCAATTTGAACATGACCTCACAGTTGCCATGCTGCGGCTCGCACATGACGTGGCTATCCGTGGTCGATTTAGAGCTGCCAGTCGAAAGCTGTTCCTAGACAAGTTTTCGGGATCTGATACTAGGTGA
- a CDS encoding class I SAM-dependent methyltransferase has translation MDEVKQTAEFYERFWEKEDYQLAYAFDSAVRDRFPAILQVWGQLRSPHRVLDYGSGNGVLTSWMYANGFGNELVGIDISQAGVKYAARTFGKSEVVFKTFQPGEALDHLGCFDVVVSSHVLEHVAHPESSLAQMIPLSEWFVLEVPLEECVVQKCLSACGRNRLSNPVGHVNFWTKKKFRSFLQSCGLFVVRDFHYASAPFSQFNNLFKRILERAALHMLGISLYGQFMATHYAVLAHRHPAWRTYLEQRKGVAI, from the coding sequence ATGGATGAGGTGAAGCAAACAGCCGAATTCTACGAGCGGTTTTGGGAAAAGGAGGATTACCAACTCGCCTATGCGTTTGATTCGGCAGTGCGTGACCGGTTTCCAGCTATCTTGCAAGTGTGGGGACAACTTCGTTCTCCTCATCGAGTTCTGGATTATGGATCCGGTAATGGTGTGCTTACATCTTGGATGTACGCGAATGGATTTGGAAACGAGCTAGTGGGTATCGATATCAGTCAGGCCGGTGTCAAATACGCGGCAAGGACCTTTGGTAAAAGTGAAGTTGTATTCAAAACTTTCCAGCCTGGAGAGGCATTGGATCATCTGGGGTGTTTCGACGTGGTTGTCAGTTCCCATGTTTTGGAGCATGTCGCTCATCCAGAGAGTTCGCTGGCACAAATGATTCCGCTTTCGGAGTGGTTTGTCTTAGAGGTCCCTCTCGAAGAGTGTGTCGTGCAGAAATGTTTGAGCGCGTGCGGGAGAAATAGATTAAGCAATCCTGTGGGGCACGTGAACTTCTGGACAAAGAAAAAGTTCCGCTCTTTCTTACAATCCTGTGGCCTCTTCGTTGTTCGCGATTTCCATTATGCGTCGGCGCCGTTTTCACAATTCAACAATCTATTTAAACGAATCCTGGAACGCGCAGCATTGCATATGTTGGGGATCTCCTTATATGGACAATTTATGGCAACGCACTATGCCGTTCTGGCCCATCGACATCCTGCCTGGAGAACTTATCTCGAGCAGCGAAAGGGAGTAGCGATTTGA